The Azospirillum brasilense genome window below encodes:
- the arsN2 gene encoding arsenic resistance N-acetyltransferase ArsN2, with translation MTGPVTATSLTEDELPALVTLLASEGLPNEDVATAGRRFWRLDDPDGHVGYGGLELYERDGLLRSVVVLPERRRRGDGRRVAEAICREAVALGLDRLWLLTTGAAGFFERIGFTRAERGDAPPAIRASAQFARLCPGSAACLRRDLTSPAAGMGDQRCM, from the coding sequence ATGACGGGACCAGTCACAGCCACATCGCTGACGGAAGACGAGTTGCCGGCGCTCGTCACCCTTCTCGCCTCCGAAGGGTTGCCGAACGAGGACGTCGCCACCGCGGGGCGGCGCTTCTGGCGCCTGGACGATCCCGACGGGCATGTGGGCTATGGCGGTCTGGAGCTTTATGAACGCGACGGGCTGCTCCGCTCGGTCGTCGTTCTGCCGGAGCGGCGCCGCAGGGGCGACGGGCGCCGGGTGGCGGAGGCGATTTGCCGAGAGGCCGTGGCGCTCGGTCTGGACCGGTTGTGGCTGCTGACCACAGGGGCCGCCGGCTTCTTCGAACGCATCGGCTTCACGCGCGCGGAGCGCGGCGACGCGCCGCCAGCCATCCGCGCCAGCGCGCAATTCGCCAGGCTGTGCCCCGGCAGCGCCGCCTGCCTGCGCCGCGACCTCACCTCGCCTGCGGCGGGAATGGGCGATCAGCGCTGCATGTAA
- a CDS encoding phosphatase PAP2 family protein — MGHLNLWHVNKAISLLGSTSFVLPVAGILIVMLWRRHSAVSAARWLAVLAMLMGSVALLKILGHACGIRLFDDRLTSPSGHAALAAAVYGAVGVMAARSLDGWRRGVVVLGALGLVVGVAASRILLRYHSVTEVVVGLVLGGLAVAAFAQSFNRMTPSRLNLSPLVLALVVLFGVATYALGDRTNAEPMLKHFAYLLREESPVCGPMPPLNSFLERL, encoded by the coding sequence GTGGGACATCTGAACCTCTGGCACGTCAACAAGGCGATCTCGCTTCTCGGCAGCACGTCCTTCGTGCTGCCGGTGGCGGGCATCCTGATCGTGATGCTGTGGCGCCGCCATTCGGCGGTCTCGGCGGCGCGCTGGCTGGCCGTGCTGGCCATGCTGATGGGCTCGGTGGCGCTTCTGAAGATCCTGGGCCACGCCTGCGGCATCCGCCTGTTCGACGACCGGCTGACCAGCCCCAGCGGCCATGCCGCCCTCGCCGCCGCCGTCTACGGGGCGGTCGGGGTGATGGCGGCGCGTTCGCTGGACGGCTGGCGGCGCGGCGTGGTGGTCCTCGGCGCCCTCGGGCTGGTGGTGGGCGTGGCGGCCTCGCGCATCCTGCTGCGCTACCATTCGGTGACGGAGGTGGTGGTCGGCCTCGTCCTCGGCGGGCTGGCGGTGGCGGCCTTCGCGCAGAGCTTCAACCGGATGACTCCGTCGCGCCTGAACCTCAGCCCGCTGGTCCTCGCCCTGGTCGTTCTGTTCGGCGTTGCCACCTACGCGCTCGGCGACCGCACCAACGCCGAACCGATGCTGAAGCATTTCGCCTATCTGCTCCGTGAGGAATCTCCGGTCTGCGGTCCGATGCCGCCGCTGAACAGTTTCCTTGAGCGGCTTTAA